In a genomic window of Prosthecobacter sp. SYSU 5D2:
- a CDS encoding response regulator transcription factor translates to MPAEPPAPSDALTRILVIDDDRKLCGLIRDYLEPLGYTVAMEHRGPEGAERAMAEPWHAVILDLMLPGCDGFEVLRRVRVKSQVPILMLTARGDETDRIVGLETGADDYLPKTFSARELLARLRAVTRRATLNQAVKVPQEQLVSELVAGTVKLNLDVREASLNDRPLSLTPVEFDILAALMKSRGRIRSREELIESLRDRQYDVYDRSIDVHIAALRRKLGDDAHEPRFIRTVRSAGYVFVHPLAKTPS, encoded by the coding sequence ATGCCAGCAGAACCGCCAGCCCCTTCAGATGCCCTGACCCGCATCCTGGTGATTGATGATGACCGCAAGCTCTGCGGGCTGATCCGCGACTATCTGGAGCCGCTGGGCTATACGGTGGCGATGGAGCACCGGGGGCCGGAGGGCGCGGAGCGGGCGATGGCGGAGCCGTGGCATGCGGTGATCCTGGACCTGATGCTTCCAGGCTGTGATGGGTTCGAAGTGCTCCGACGGGTCAGGGTAAAATCCCAGGTACCCATTCTGATGCTGACAGCACGTGGAGATGAGACTGACCGCATTGTGGGTCTTGAGACCGGTGCGGATGACTATCTGCCAAAAACGTTTTCTGCCCGGGAACTCCTGGCCCGGCTGCGGGCCGTGACGCGGCGGGCGACCTTGAATCAAGCGGTCAAAGTGCCGCAGGAACAGCTGGTCAGCGAACTCGTTGCGGGCACTGTGAAGCTGAACCTGGATGTGAGGGAGGCCTCTTTAAACGACCGTCCGCTGAGCCTGACGCCGGTGGAATTTGACATCCTGGCGGCCCTGATGAAGTCACGGGGGCGGATCCGCAGCCGGGAGGAGCTGATCGAATCCCTGCGTGACCGGCAGTATGATGTTTATGACCGCAGCATTGATGTCCACATCGCCGCACTGAGAAGAAAACTGGGCGACGATGCCCATGAACCGCGGTTCATCCGCACGGTGCGCAGTGCGGGTTATGTATTTGTCCACCCTTTGGCCAAGACCCCTTCCTAA
- a CDS encoding sialate O-acetylesterase, which produces MFRRYLLTAALFISGICTVSAQVPAFPQANVILNPGKEYDDAARVWQGIPGIERAPKGRLWVTWYSGDEGEGAIGNYALVATSGDDGKRWSKPAVVIEGPKGTKIGDPIPWVDPKGRLWVFYNQLTAKTETAPTIRGTCAIRCDDPDKATPTWSKPFLVAKDGILFGKPIILASGGWLAPFFLMGNAEGRPETCTLLSTDEGESWAMHGGTSIPEDLRNFSEATLAQRKDGSIWTVIRTTKGLYESTSTDDGKTWSEAVAIPQFEGPSTRACMMKLASGAFMLIYHDAKKNENGAYPRTRLMAWLSEDEGRTWSHKLMVDERSSVSYPDAIQAPDGRIYITYDHGRYNAGEKEVLVAIIREEDIRAGKFVSKDSAQRLLVNRALGYGNHSDKRTEADLAKKLPPKEKLHLYLLIGQSNMAGRGVLDMEKRISRTRVLKFSPNNKWAYGVEPLHHDKPASVGAGIGMSFAREMVDASPEATIGLIPCAVGGTPLERWEKGGDLYLQALERARLAMKDGTLKGILWHQGEGDSGNEAKSKSYADRLSKMIVDLRADLAASEVPFVAGKLGEFLALESKAKTPVYWPLVNEQIASIPARVPKTAVVESTGLTDKGDKVHFDTPSLRTFGERYAEAMKLLQK; this is translated from the coding sequence ATGTTTCGTCGCTACCTTCTGACCGCTGCCCTTTTCATTTCCGGCATCTGCACCGTCTCCGCCCAGGTGCCTGCTTTTCCGCAGGCGAATGTCATCCTGAATCCGGGCAAGGAATACGACGACGCGGCCCGTGTGTGGCAGGGGATACCGGGCATTGAACGTGCGCCCAAGGGCCGCCTCTGGGTGACGTGGTACAGCGGCGATGAAGGGGAAGGAGCCATCGGCAATTACGCGCTGGTGGCCACCAGCGGGGATGATGGCAAACGCTGGTCCAAACCGGCGGTGGTCATTGAAGGACCCAAGGGCACCAAGATTGGCGATCCAATCCCCTGGGTGGATCCGAAGGGACGCCTGTGGGTGTTTTATAACCAGCTTACGGCCAAAACGGAAACCGCTCCCACAATTCGTGGCACCTGCGCCATTCGTTGTGATGATCCGGACAAAGCCACGCCCACATGGTCGAAGCCCTTTCTTGTGGCCAAAGACGGCATCCTTTTTGGCAAGCCCATCATCCTTGCCAGCGGCGGCTGGCTGGCCCCGTTTTTCCTGATGGGCAATGCGGAAGGCCGTCCGGAAACCTGCACGCTGCTCAGCACGGATGAAGGCGAATCCTGGGCCATGCACGGCGGCACCAGCATCCCGGAAGACCTGCGTAATTTTAGCGAGGCCACCCTGGCCCAGCGCAAGGACGGCAGCATCTGGACGGTCATCCGCACCACGAAAGGGCTGTACGAAAGCACTTCCACAGACGATGGCAAAACTTGGTCAGAAGCCGTGGCAATACCGCAGTTTGAAGGCCCCTCCACCCGTGCCTGCATGATGAAGCTGGCCTCCGGCGCTTTCATGCTCATCTATCACGATGCCAAAAAGAACGAGAACGGCGCTTATCCGCGCACCCGTCTCATGGCCTGGCTTTCCGAGGATGAAGGCCGCACATGGAGCCACAAGCTGATGGTGGATGAGCGCAGCAGTGTCTCCTATCCGGATGCCATCCAGGCACCTGATGGCCGCATCTACATCACCTATGATCATGGCCGCTACAATGCCGGTGAAAAGGAGGTGCTCGTGGCCATCATCCGTGAGGAGGACATCCGTGCGGGCAAGTTTGTTTCTAAAGATTCAGCGCAGAGGCTGCTGGTGAACCGAGCCCTGGGTTATGGCAACCATTCGGACAAAAGAACGGAGGCCGATCTGGCAAAAAAACTTCCGCCCAAGGAAAAGCTGCATCTGTATCTGCTCATCGGCCAGTCTAACATGGCCGGTCGCGGTGTGCTGGACATGGAGAAGCGGATATCCAGGACGCGGGTGCTGAAGTTCTCGCCTAACAACAAGTGGGCCTATGGGGTGGAGCCGCTTCATCATGACAAGCCTGCCTCAGTGGGTGCCGGGATCGGCATGAGCTTCGCCCGGGAGATGGTCGATGCCAGCCCGGAGGCCACCATCGGCCTCATCCCTTGTGCCGTCGGCGGCACGCCGCTGGAGCGCTGGGAAAAAGGTGGCGATCTTTACCTCCAGGCGTTGGAACGCGCGCGGCTGGCCATGAAGGATGGCACGCTGAAAGGCATCCTTTGGCACCAGGGCGAAGGGGACTCTGGCAATGAGGCGAAATCCAAAAGCTATGCAGACCGGCTTTCCAAAATGATTGTGGATCTGCGTGCGGATCTCGCTGCCAGTGAGGTGCCTTTTGTGGCAGGCAAGCTGGGCGAATTTCTGGCGCTGGAAAGCAAGGCTAAGACGCCCGTTTACTGGCCGCTGGTGAATGAGCAGATCGCCTCCATTCCCGCACGGGTGCCGAAGACGGCGGTGGTGGAATCCACGGGTCTGACGGACAAAGGGGACAAGGTCCACTTCGATACACCTTCGTTGCGGACCTTCGGTGAAAGGTATGCGGAAGCGATGAAGCTTTTGCAGAAGTAG
- a CDS encoding LacI family DNA-binding transcriptional regulator: MSVTLQQIAQAAGVSAMTVSRVMHQSPRVSVETRERVQQAIEKLGYQPDPHLARMMTMVRGRKKSRVRAVIAVIREVAPRDALHNTAYQYVPIEDIRRRASQHGYHAEEFWLGKDRLDPTRLVSILQARGIEGIIVSPQASQMLCAQLDYTSFAAATFGFGLTSPSLHRAAGNMNLGIQIAVKELLARGYQRIGLAVTQWVDHRAEGSYSGAMLHVQQTMPDDQRVPVLLFPHNDFSRCRADFAGWMKKHRPDALITFDQHVPDWLQQMNLRIPEDIGLVVHDWTPAMKGYAGLYQRRDHVAAAGVDLVATQLLQNESGIPEVPRQILIPPQWIEGNSVHPRDGR; the protein is encoded by the coding sequence ATGTCGGTCACCCTCCAGCAAATCGCCCAGGCGGCGGGCGTCTCCGCCATGACCGTATCGCGGGTGATGCACCAGTCGCCGCGCGTGTCTGTGGAGACACGCGAGCGGGTGCAGCAGGCCATTGAAAAGCTGGGCTATCAGCCGGATCCGCATCTGGCCCGCATGATGACCATGGTGCGCGGGCGCAAGAAGTCCCGCGTGCGGGCGGTGATTGCGGTGATCCGCGAGGTGGCTCCAAGAGATGCGCTGCACAATACGGCGTATCAATACGTGCCCATCGAGGATATCCGCCGCCGGGCCAGCCAGCATGGTTACCACGCGGAGGAATTTTGGTTAGGCAAGGACAGGCTGGATCCCACGCGCCTGGTCAGCATCCTACAGGCGCGTGGCATTGAGGGTATCATCGTTTCCCCGCAGGCTTCTCAGATGCTTTGTGCGCAGCTTGACTACACATCGTTCGCCGCCGCCACGTTTGGGTTTGGACTGACCAGCCCGTCGCTACATCGCGCAGCAGGGAACATGAACCTCGGCATCCAGATTGCGGTGAAGGAACTGCTGGCTCGTGGTTATCAGCGCATCGGCTTGGCGGTCACGCAGTGGGTGGACCATCGCGCGGAGGGCTCTTACAGCGGGGCCATGCTGCATGTGCAGCAGACGATGCCGGATGACCAACGGGTGCCAGTGCTGCTTTTTCCTCACAATGACTTCAGCCGCTGCCGGGCCGACTTCGCCGGGTGGATGAAAAAGCACCGGCCGGATGCCCTCATCACCTTTGACCAGCATGTGCCCGACTGGCTGCAACAGATGAACCTTCGCATCCCCGAGGACATCGGCCTGGTGGTGCATGACTGGACGCCGGCCATGAAGGGTTATGCGGGCCTTTATCAGCGGCGTGACCATGTGGCGGCCGCCGGGGTGGACCTGGTGGCCACGCAGCTTTTGCAAAACGAAAGCGGCATTCCCGAAGTGCCCAGGCAGATCCTCATTCCACCCCAGTGGATCGAGGGGAATTCTGTGCATCCGCGTGATGGACGATGA
- a CDS encoding TIM barrel protein has translation MIKLTGIADEAGASLDVQIQAHQELGWDSIECRGVEFDGVKGNLHEIPDAVFEKVVAHLAEKNMKISGFGSLIGNWAKKITDDFSVTEAEINRAIPRMQTLGAKLIRVMSYAVCKDDSGKDLEEQFAPERIKRMKDINQRFADAGLTVVHENCMNWGGMSPTYVQRMAEAVPGMKWVFDTGNPVFIDDRDRPGHKQDAWEMYQAIKPFMAHVHVKDGIWDKVKNDAVYTFPGEGEGQTERIMKDLVETGYEGYISIEPHVAVVFHGAGAADDLSPEQKAKEQYDSYVKYGRMLESMLTKLGAKLG, from the coding sequence ATGATCAAACTTACCGGCATTGCAGATGAAGCAGGCGCGTCCCTGGACGTGCAGATCCAGGCCCATCAGGAACTCGGCTGGGACAGCATTGAGTGCCGCGGCGTGGAATTTGACGGCGTGAAAGGCAACCTTCATGAAATCCCGGACGCCGTGTTCGAAAAAGTCGTCGCTCACCTCGCCGAAAAGAACATGAAGATCAGCGGCTTCGGCTCGCTCATCGGCAACTGGGCCAAAAAGATCACCGACGATTTCAGCGTCACCGAAGCTGAGATCAACCGTGCCATCCCGCGTATGCAGACCCTGGGCGCCAAGCTCATCCGAGTCATGTCCTATGCCGTCTGCAAGGATGATTCCGGCAAGGACCTGGAAGAGCAGTTCGCCCCGGAGCGCATCAAGCGCATGAAGGATATCAACCAGCGTTTTGCCGATGCCGGCCTGACTGTCGTCCACGAAAACTGCATGAACTGGGGAGGCATGAGCCCCACCTATGTGCAGCGCATGGCCGAGGCCGTGCCCGGAATGAAATGGGTCTTCGACACCGGCAACCCGGTCTTCATTGACGACCGTGACCGCCCCGGCCACAAGCAGGACGCCTGGGAAATGTACCAGGCCATCAAGCCCTTCATGGCTCATGTGCACGTCAAAGACGGCATCTGGGACAAGGTCAAGAATGACGCCGTTTACACCTTCCCCGGCGAAGGTGAAGGCCAGACCGAGCGCATCATGAAGGACCTGGTGGAGACCGGTTACGAAGGCTACATCAGCATCGAGCCCCATGTTGCCGTCGTCTTCCACGGTGCCGGAGCTGCCGATGACCTCTCCCCTGAGCAGAAGGCCAAGGAGCAGTATGACAGCTACGTGAAGTATGGCCGCATGCTGGAGTCCATGCTGACCAAGCTGGGTGCCAAGCTCGGCTGA
- a CDS encoding FAD-dependent oxidoreductase — protein sequence MQKIAIIGAGLAGIASARNLSQQGNQVTVFEKSRGFGGRCATKRWMGCRVDHGAQYFTMRDAAFRQTVTEGCGDALRTIPAPVHHLENGQTSTTERFYHLQGNSHLCRDLATGLDIRFEQTVEAVLPAERGWQVQGELFNQVVSTAPLPQTMRIFGQPAVPDSYIPCLAMVALYRGDHLGMTGEYYDITGRPADDLAWSACENHKEGRIIEGCTVMVAHASEAFSREHLEQPPETWSEWLKGQLEALWELPKNQFEAHVTHRWRYARVAEAVKIPSLPRGLHFCGDALEASRVEAAWLQGARLAQNFPPAP from the coding sequence ATGCAAAAAATTGCCATCATCGGTGCCGGGTTGGCGGGCATCGCCAGCGCCAGAAACCTGAGCCAGCAAGGAAACCAGGTCACGGTTTTCGAAAAGTCCCGGGGATTTGGCGGACGCTGCGCGACCAAGCGATGGATGGGCTGCCGGGTGGATCATGGTGCACAATATTTTACGATGCGTGATGCGGCATTCCGTCAAACAGTCACCGAAGGCTGTGGCGATGCTCTGCGAACCATCCCTGCACCGGTGCATCATCTGGAAAACGGACAGACTTCAACGACAGAGCGCTTTTACCATTTGCAGGGCAACAGCCATCTCTGCCGCGATCTGGCAACCGGGCTGGACATCCGCTTTGAACAGACCGTGGAAGCGGTCCTGCCAGCCGAAAGGGGCTGGCAGGTCCAAGGAGAACTTTTCAACCAAGTGGTCAGCACCGCCCCCCTGCCGCAGACGATGCGGATATTTGGGCAGCCAGCCGTTCCAGACAGCTACATTCCCTGCCTGGCCATGGTGGCCCTGTATCGGGGGGATCACCTTGGAATGACGGGTGAATATTATGACATCACCGGCAGGCCCGCAGATGACCTCGCCTGGTCAGCCTGCGAAAACCACAAGGAAGGCCGCATCATTGAAGGCTGTACCGTAATGGTGGCCCATGCCTCCGAAGCTTTCAGCCGCGAGCACCTGGAGCAACCTCCTGAAACGTGGTCAGAATGGTTAAAGGGCCAATTGGAGGCCCTGTGGGAGCTGCCCAAAAATCAGTTCGAAGCCCATGTCACCCACCGCTGGCGGTATGCCCGTGTGGCCGAAGCTGTAAAAATACCGTCGTTGCCGCGTGGACTCCATTTCTGTGGCGATGCGCTTGAGGCATCGCGGGTGGAAGCCGCCTGGTTGCAAGGGGCCAGGCTGGCGCAGAATTTTCCTCCAGCACCCTGA
- a CDS encoding MFS transporter: MTFARNGRMPEAPTKVRHSILAVTTLAAFLMYLDRMCMSEIVKTATFRSEFDLTDEQLSWVLSAFFWAYALGQVPAGWLSDRFGIRPLMTIFIVLWSAFTALTGFATGLWSLLLTRMGCGLAEAGAYPASSSLLRKWATWGNRGVASSIVSLGGRLGGAAAPVLTMLVISLMGGWRWAGWIYGAVGILFAWAFWHIYRESPEQHPDCNDEERALLAHGRPIDADAGKKYRFPWMAMLKSGNLWFMCGMQFWTNVGWAFLATWMPRYLKETLKLSDEASGTLSTVSLGIGLGGMMFGGVFADACVRYMGLKRGRLIPLAGTRFLAAVMFVLAIQTTNPWLLVPALGLVAFFTDAGLPAVWATMQDVGGRYTAPVFGWANMWGNIGAALSPVFIALINKHLDANQDWHEALYFCAAAFVISGLLATRIRADQPITG; encoded by the coding sequence ATGACTTTTGCCCGTAACGGCAGGATGCCCGAAGCTCCCACGAAGGTCCGCCACTCTATCCTCGCCGTCACCACCCTGGCGGCGTTTTTGATGTATCTGGACCGGATGTGCATGTCAGAGATCGTCAAGACGGCGACCTTCCGCTCCGAGTTTGACCTCACTGATGAGCAGCTCTCCTGGGTGCTCAGCGCGTTCTTTTGGGCCTATGCATTGGGCCAGGTGCCCGCCGGCTGGTTGAGCGACCGCTTTGGCATCCGGCCGCTGATGACCATCTTCATCGTCCTGTGGTCCGCCTTCACCGCACTGACGGGTTTTGCCACAGGTCTTTGGTCCCTGCTGCTCACCCGCATGGGCTGCGGCCTGGCGGAGGCCGGGGCGTATCCCGCCAGCAGCAGCCTGCTGCGCAAATGGGCCACTTGGGGAAACCGGGGCGTGGCCAGCAGCATCGTCTCGCTCGGCGGCAGGCTGGGTGGAGCCGCGGCTCCGGTGCTAACCATGCTGGTCATCAGCCTCATGGGCGGCTGGCGCTGGGCGGGCTGGATCTATGGAGCCGTGGGGATTCTTTTCGCCTGGGCCTTCTGGCATATTTACCGTGAAAGCCCGGAGCAGCACCCGGATTGCAACGATGAGGAGCGCGCCCTGCTGGCACATGGGCGTCCGATAGACGCCGATGCAGGCAAGAAATACCGCTTCCCCTGGATGGCCATGCTGAAAAGCGGCAACCTGTGGTTCATGTGCGGCATGCAGTTCTGGACCAATGTCGGCTGGGCCTTCCTGGCCACCTGGATGCCACGCTATCTCAAGGAGACGCTCAAACTCAGCGACGAAGCCAGCGGCACCCTTTCCACCGTCTCTCTCGGCATTGGACTTGGCGGCATGATGTTTGGCGGTGTTTTTGCCGATGCTTGTGTGCGTTACATGGGGCTCAAACGCGGCCGCCTCATCCCGCTGGCGGGCACACGCTTCCTGGCCGCCGTCATGTTTGTCCTGGCCATCCAGACCACCAATCCTTGGCTGCTCGTTCCCGCCCTGGGCCTCGTCGCCTTCTTCACCGATGCCGGACTGCCCGCCGTCTGGGCCACCATGCAGGATGTCGGCGGGCGTTACACGGCCCCGGTTTTTGGCTGGGCCAACATGTGGGGAAATATTGGTGCCGCACTGTCCCCGGTCTTCATCGCGCTCATCAACAAACATCTGGATGCAAACCAGGACTGGCATGAGGCGTTGTACTTCTGCGCAGCGGCCTTTGTCATTTCCGGCCTCCTCGCCACCCGCATCCGGGCTGACCAACCCATCACCGGATGA
- the gcvT gene encoding glycine cleavage system aminomethyltransferase GcvT, translating into MSDAPLLRTPLYDSHIALGGKVIPFAGWEMPVQYTGIVQEHHAVRKAVGVFDISHMGQFIVSGSDALAFLNRALTNDVTKLEIGQGQYSLLLNEQGGVIDDLILYRTTAKEFFLVVNASKIAEDWAQLQSLLNSDEDVQMANLSDSTAGLAIQGPKSRAVFEKVFGQEAPFPPHNSIFVAAGEAGFMWLCGTGYTGEEGFEFFMPAATAPEWFDRLVAAAREEGGLPCGLGARDTLRLEMGYPLNGNDLFPDKTPLQAGLGFFVAMDKKDFVGKAALAAQKATGLPSRLAAFKMTGTAPPPRPHYPVLFNGTVVGEVASGTQSPSLSSGIGMAYLPLEAAKVGTSIEIEIRGRMFPAEVVKKPFWMKVGGL; encoded by the coding sequence ATGTCTGACGCTCCCCTTCTCCGCACGCCCCTCTATGACAGCCACATCGCCCTGGGTGGCAAAGTGATCCCCTTCGCCGGATGGGAGATGCCGGTGCAATACACGGGCATCGTCCAGGAGCATCACGCCGTGCGCAAAGCCGTCGGCGTATTTGACATCTCCCACATGGGCCAGTTCATCGTCAGCGGCAGCGATGCCCTGGCTTTTTTAAACCGGGCGCTGACCAATGATGTGACAAAACTGGAGATCGGCCAGGGTCAATATTCATTGCTGCTCAACGAGCAGGGTGGCGTCATAGATGACCTTATTCTTTACCGTACCACGGCCAAGGAATTTTTCCTCGTCGTCAATGCCAGCAAGATTGCCGAAGACTGGGCGCAGTTGCAAAGCCTGCTCAATAGCGATGAGGATGTCCAGATGGCCAACCTCAGCGACTCCACCGCCGGTCTCGCGATCCAGGGTCCAAAAAGCCGCGCCGTGTTTGAAAAAGTCTTCGGCCAGGAAGCCCCCTTCCCTCCGCACAACAGCATCTTCGTCGCAGCGGGCGAGGCCGGTTTCATGTGGCTCTGCGGCACAGGTTACACCGGGGAAGAGGGTTTTGAATTCTTCATGCCCGCCGCTACCGCCCCAGAATGGTTTGACCGCCTCGTCGCTGCCGCCCGTGAGGAAGGCGGCCTGCCCTGCGGCCTCGGTGCACGCGACACCCTGCGCCTGGAAATGGGCTATCCCCTGAACGGCAACGACCTCTTCCCTGACAAGACCCCGCTACAGGCCGGACTCGGTTTTTTCGTCGCCATGGACAAGAAAGACTTCGTCGGCAAAGCCGCGCTGGCAGCCCAAAAAGCCACCGGCCTGCCCAGCCGACTCGCCGCCTTCAAGATGACCGGCACCGCCCCCCCGCCGCGCCCCCATTATCCGGTCCTGTTTAACGGCACCGTCGTCGGCGAAGTCGCCAGCGGCACCCAGTCCCCCAGCCTCAGCTCGGGCATCGGCATGGCCTACCTCCCTTTGGAAGCCGCCAAAGTCGGCACGTCCATTGAAATCGAAATCCGTGGCCGCATGTTCCCTGCCGAAGTGGTGAAGAAGCCCTTTTGGATGAAGGTGGGTGGACTATGA
- a CDS encoding putative manganese-dependent inorganic diphosphatase, producing the protein MLDPIYVIGHRNPDTDAICAAIGYAAYLREVREDEVIPACCGEINARTSWVLKLAGATAPKLLLDVRPTAAIVCRRDVLTASADETFLSVYRKMLEHNFRSIPVVNAEHKLIGMPTIQEMAQLFLPSESNHKAANRQVRTSVKNMVIALGGQLVGNTAQAEEVEDLILVVAASSLDTSRDRASHFPPRQLVLVSGDRPEIHTLALELGVRCLVVTGGFILQESFLEEAKAKGICVIMAPQDTASASQLIRFSRPIGEAAHEYESFTSRTPLREIIHVVQNSHQPLFPVIDEETGKLEGVFSKSDLVEVPRTKLVLVDHNEFSQAVAGADEAEIIEVIDHHRLSGNLRTKEPVRFINEPVGSTSTIVGIMYKMRGLTPDKSTAICLCAGLISDTLNLTSPTTTNTDREILAWLAGVGGIDAAQFVKDFFAAGSLLREATPARAIEGDRKVFEENGWRISISQIEEMGLDEFWRKQAELHGALVALCEAHSLHFACLMVTDITAHHSVLLVAGDKRVETAIDVDYVERSPQIYDLPGVVSRKKQLFPYLSNLVGKLTPP; encoded by the coding sequence ATGTTAGACCCCATCTACGTCATCGGCCACCGCAACCCGGATACGGACGCCATTTGCGCGGCCATCGGTTATGCCGCCTACCTGCGCGAGGTGCGTGAGGACGAAGTCATCCCCGCCTGCTGCGGAGAGATCAATGCGCGGACGAGCTGGGTGCTGAAACTGGCAGGTGCGACCGCGCCGAAGCTGCTTCTCGACGTGCGCCCCACAGCCGCCATCGTCTGCCGCCGGGATGTGCTTACAGCCTCGGCCGATGAGACCTTTCTCTCCGTTTATCGGAAAATGCTGGAGCACAATTTCCGCTCCATCCCGGTGGTGAATGCCGAGCACAAGCTCATCGGCATGCCGACAATCCAGGAGATGGCGCAGCTTTTCCTGCCCAGCGAGTCCAACCACAAAGCGGCCAATCGCCAGGTGCGTACCAGTGTCAAAAACATGGTCATCGCCCTCGGCGGCCAGTTGGTCGGCAATACCGCCCAGGCTGAAGAGGTCGAAGACCTCATCCTGGTCGTAGCTGCCTCCAGCCTGGACACCTCGCGTGACCGCGCCAGCCATTTCCCTCCCCGGCAGCTCGTGCTGGTCAGCGGTGACCGGCCGGAGATCCACACCCTCGCGCTGGAGCTCGGCGTGCGCTGCCTGGTGGTGACCGGGGGTTTCATCCTTCAGGAAAGCTTTTTGGAAGAGGCCAAAGCGAAGGGCATCTGCGTCATCATGGCCCCGCAGGATACGGCCAGTGCCTCGCAGCTTATCCGCTTTTCCCGGCCCATCGGGGAGGCCGCCCATGAATACGAGTCCTTCACCTCCCGCACCCCGCTGCGGGAAATCATTCATGTGGTGCAAAATTCGCATCAACCGCTGTTTCCCGTCATTGATGAGGAGACCGGAAAACTCGAAGGCGTGTTCTCCAAATCCGACCTCGTGGAAGTGCCGCGCACCAAGCTGGTGCTGGTGGACCACAACGAATTCAGCCAGGCCGTAGCCGGTGCGGACGAAGCAGAGATCATTGAGGTCATTGACCATCATCGCCTCAGCGGAAACTTGCGCACCAAGGAACCCGTGCGTTTCATCAATGAACCCGTCGGCAGCACCAGCACCATCGTTGGCATCATGTACAAGATGCGCGGCCTGACGCCGGATAAGTCCACTGCCATCTGCCTGTGCGCAGGCCTCATCTCAGACACGCTGAATCTCACCAGTCCCACGACCACCAACACAGATCGTGAGATCCTCGCCTGGCTGGCCGGTGTGGGCGGCATTGATGCAGCACAGTTTGTGAAGGACTTCTTCGCCGCCGGCTCCCTGCTTCGCGAGGCCACCCCGGCGCGTGCCATCGAGGGCGACCGCAAGGTCTTCGAGGAAAACGGCTGGCGCATCAGCATCAGCCAGATCGAAGAAATGGGCCTGGATGAATTCTGGAGAAAACAGGCCGAGCTCCATGGCGCCCTCGTCGCTCTTTGCGAAGCGCACAGCCTCCACTTCGCCTGCCTCATGGTCACCGATATCACCGCGCATCACAGCGTGCTGCTGGTGGCCGGTGACAAGCGCGTGGAGACGGCCATTGATGTGGATTACGTCGAGCGCAGTCCGCAGATCTATGACCTGCCAGGCGTTGTCAGCCGCAAGAAGCAGCTCTTCCCCTACCTGAGCAACCTCGTGGGCAAGCTGACCCCTCCCTGA